The genomic interval CTGGCGGGCACGTTCGATGGCGACATGAACGACCGCGAGGGCATCATCAAGACGGTGACGATCGCCAACAACCCGTCGAAACTGGTCATCTCGAAGAAATCTTCAGGCGGGCTCTCGGGGTTGTCGATGGCGACGCTGATCTTCGGCCTGCTGGTCGCCAGCCTGCTCATGCTCCTGGTGCAGATGCTGACCCAGCAGGCGCAGGAGGACGAGGCTTCGCTCGCCTGGTTCGAAGAACAGGCCTCCATCCGCAATTCGCTGACGCGCGAACTCAATCACCGGGTCAAGAACACGCTCGCCAACGTCCTGTCCATCATCGCGCTCACGCGGCGGCGCGCGGACAATGTCGAGGAATTTGCCAACGGCCTCGACGGGCGGGTGCGCGCGCTCTCGGCGACGCACGACCTGCTCACGCAGTCGGACTGGGGATCGACCCCGGTTCGGGCGGTGATCGATGCCGAACTGCTCCCTTACGCCGACGATAGCGAACACCATGTCGACATGCGCGGGCCGGACGTGGAACTGGCGCCCAACGATGCGCTCTCGCTTGGCCTGGCGACCCATGAACTGGCGACCAACGCCGCGAAATACGGTGCGCTGAGCACGCCGGGGGGCGAGGTCAAGGTGCACTGGAAGCTGGTCAGCGAAGCGCTCGTGCGCGTCGAATGGCTCGAACGCGGCGGCCCGCCGGTCAAGACCAAGCGCACGCGCGGCTTCGGCATGGACCTGATCGAACGGATCGTGGCGCATGAATTAAAGAACCCGGTCGAACTGGATTTCGAAGAGGAGGGCGTGCGCTGCGTGTTGCTGATACCCGTGCGCCGGGCGACGGAATTCCTCATCCGCGCCAATCGTCCCGAACCTTCGGCCAGGCCGGCACCGTCCGGCAAGTAGGCGCACGGGTGACATTGCCCGCGCTTGCTCTTGTCCGGCGTCCGGTCGCCCTCCCGCTCGGCAGACTTCTGACAACGATGGCCAACGCGCTGCTGGCGGGCCTTCTCGCAGCCTGTACGCCTGTTGCCGACGACGGGCCGGTGGTGCTTGCCGCATCGAGCATGCAGGACGCGATGGAAGACGCGGCCGACCGCTGGGCCGCGAGTGGGCACGAGCGGCCGGTTCTCTCTTTCGCCTCCAGCGCTTCCGTCGCCCGGCAGGTGGGGGAGGGGGCGCCGGCGGATCTGGTGATAACCTCCGACAGTCAGTGGATGGACTGGCTGGCGGGGCAGGGCGCGCTTGACGGAAACCCGCGCCCGCTGGTGGCGAACGCGCTCGTCGTGGTGGCCCCGGCCAGCGCGCGAACCCCTCCTTCGCTTTCGGCCTTCGCCGCAGATCCGGACGGCGGGCGGCTGGCTATCGCGGAGCCGGAAAGCGTGCCGGCGGGCCAGTTCGCCCGGCAGGCGCTCGAAAGCCTGGATCTGTGGAAACTGGTCCGATCGCGCATCGTGCCGGCGGAGAACGTGCGCGCCGCCCTCGCGCTGGTCGAGCGCGGCGAGGTGCCGCTGGGCATCGTCTATGCGACCGACGCCAATGCCTCCCGCAAGGTCCGCATCGTTCAACGTCTCGCTCCCGCCACGCACGATGCCATCGTCTATTACGTCGCCCGTACCGGGGTGTCGGACCACGCCGAAGCGCCGGCCCTGCTCGAATTCCTTCTCGGCGCCCGGGGGCAGGCGGCTTTCGCCGCGCAGGGATTCACCCCCGCACCCGCTGCGGAGCGCTGAGGCGTGGGCTGGCTGACCCCGGCGGAATGGACCGTCATCGCCCTGTCGCTGAAGGTGAGCGTGGTCGCGGTGCTGGTGACGATGCCCGTCGCCTATGCTCTCGCATGGGTCATTGCGCGGCGGCGCTTCCCGGGGCGCATGCTGCTCGACGCGGCGATCCATCTGCCGCTCGTGCTGCCACCGGTCGTTACCGGTTGGCTGTTGCTCCTGCTGCTGGGGCGCGGCGGCGTCATTGGCGCGTGGCTGTACGACCGGTTCGGCATCACCTTCGTGTTCGAATGGACAGGTGCGGCGATCGCCGCGGGGGTGATGGCCTTGCCGCTGATGGTGCGCGCGATGCGGCTCTCGATCGAGGCGGTCGACCGGCGGCTGGTGGAAGCCGCCCGCACGCTGGGCGCGTCCCCCTGGCGTGCCTTCGCGACCGTCACCCTGCCGCTGAGCGTGCCGGGCGTCGCGGCAGGCGCGATGCTCGGCTTCGCCCGGTCGCTGGGGGAGTTCGGGGCGACCATCACCTTTGCTTCCAACATTGCGGGACAGACCCGCACCCTGCCGCTGGCGATCTATACCGGGCTGCAGGTTCCGGGGTCGGAGGCGGCCGTGGCCCGGCTGGCGGTCATGGCGATCGTGCTCTCGCTGGGAGCCCTGCTCGCGTCCGAATGGCTGGTGCGGCGATCGGTCCACCGTTCCTCGCAGGGGCGCGCGCATGTCCTTTGACGTCGATATTGCCCTGGACGTCGGGGAACGGCGGATCGTCCTGCGGTTCCGATCCGATGCCCGGCTGACGGCGCTGGTCGGGCCATCGGGCGTCGGCAAGACGAGCGTGCTCGACGCGATCGCCGGCCTGCGCCGACCGGCTACAGGGCACATCACCGTCGCGCACGAGACGCTGTTCGACGCGCCGCGCGGCGTCGATCTTCCGCCCGAAAGGCGGCGGTCGGGCTACGTGTTCCAGGACACGCGCCTGTTTCCGCATCGCCGCGTCGCGGCCAATCTCGCCTATGGAGAGCGCCACGCGCACGGCGAGCGGCGCATCATCTCGTACGAGGACGTGGCCCGCCTGCTCGACATCGGGCACCTGCTCGATCGCTGGCCCGCGACGCTGTCCGGCGGCGAAACGCGCCGGGTGGCGATCGGACGCGCTTTGCTTTCCGCACCCCGTTTCCTGCTGCTCGACGAACCGCTCGCCTCGCTCGACCCGGCACGCGCGGAACGCCTGCTGCGGCTGATCGAGCGGCTGCGCGACGAGCTGGACCTGCCGATCCTGCTCGTCAGCCATTCTGCGAACGAGGTCGATCGGCTTGCCGGCCATGTCGTCACACTGGCCTAGGGAAGCGCGCGACACCCTGCGGCAAAATCATGCATTGCGCTTTGCAACGCAAAGCTGCGATAACGCCTGACCGGGTTGCACGCTGACGGGGATCGCGCAGGATGGATGACGGAATTTTCAACGTGTCGCGCCGCGGCGTCCTGGCGGGCGGTGTGGCCTCGGTCGCCATTGGCCAGGCATCGGTGGCACTGGCGCAGGAGGCCGAAGATGGGCGCCCGGCTGGAGACGTGGAGCGCATGAATGTCGATCTGACGGTGAACGGGACGGCCCACTCGCTCGATCTCGACACGCGCACGACGCTGCTCGATACGCTACGCGAGCATCTGCGACTGACCGGAACCAAGAAGGGCTGCGATCACGGTCAATGCGGTGCCTGTACGGTGCTGGTCAACGGAGAGCGGGTGAACAGTTGCCTCAGCCTCGCGGTGATGCACCAGGGCGACCAGGTCACGACAATCGAGGGGCTTGGTCAGCCCGGCAACCTGCACCCCATGCAGGATGCCTTCGTCGAGCATGACGGATATCAGTGCGGGTACTGCACGCCGGGACAGATATGTTCCGCCGTCGCCACGCTGGCGGAAATCCGCAAGGGCATTCCCAGCCATGTCACCGAAGACCTGACCGGGCCGATGCGGGCGACCAACATGGAAATGCGCGAGCGCATGAGCGGCAATATCTGCCGCTGCGGCGCCTATTCCAACATCGCCGATGCCATGGCGCAAGTGGCCGCGGCCGACGGACAGGGGGGCTGAGCAGTGCGAAGCTTCACCTACGAACGCGCGCGAACGCCGGCCGAGGCCGCGGCATCGGTGGCCCGCCACCCCGACGCCAAGTTCATCGCCGGCGGCACCAACCTCCTCGATCTGATGAAGCTGGAGATCGAGACGCCCGCGCATCTCGTCGACGTGCAGGATCTTGCCCTTGGCGAGATCGAGGATACCGACGATGGCGGCCTTCGCATCGGTACCCTCGTCAGCAATACCGCGCTTTCGGCCCATCCAAGGGTGCGCCGCGACTACGCCGTGCTTACCCGGGCCATCCAGGCGGGGGCATCGGGCCAGCTGCGCAACAAGGCGACGACGGGCGGCAACATGCTTCAGCGCACGCGCTGCGCTTATTTCTACGATACCAACATGCCGTGCAACAAGCGCAAGCCCGGTAGCGGCTGCGCGGCCATCGGCGGCGTGTCACGACAACTGGGCGTGATCGGCACGTCGGACAGCTGCATCGCCACCTATCCCGGCGACATGGCCGTCGCCATGCGGGTGCTGGACGCGGTGGTCGAGACGGTCAGGCCCGGTGGCGACACGCGCGCCATCGCGGCGGCGGACTTCCACCGCCTGTGGGGCGATACGCCGCATATCGAGACCGCGCTGGAGCCGGGGGAGATGATCACCCATGTCCGCCTGCCCCGGCCCGTCGGTGGAAGGCATTTCTACCACAAGGTGCGCGATCGCCGGTCCTACGCCTTCGCACTGGTTTCGGTCGCGGCGATCATCCAGCCGGACGGGACGGGGCGGGTCGCTTTCGGCGGCATGGCCCCCCGGCCCTGGCGCACCCCGGAAGCCGACGCGCAGTTGCCCGGCGGGGCGAGTGCGGTCATCGCCGCGGCCTTCGCCGATGCCCGGCCTACCGAGGACAACCGCTTCAAGATCCCGCTGGCCGAACGCACGCTGGCGGGCATTCTGGCCGAGGCGAGGAGCTGAGCATCATGGAATTCACCGCACCTGCCGGAACCAACCTGTTCGACGACGCGAAAATCGTCGGCACATCCACTCGTCGCATCGATGGCCCCCTGAAGGTGACGGGCACCGCCCCCTACGCCTACGAACGGCACGGCGTCGTCCCCGGCCAGGCCTATGGCTGGATCGTGGGCGCGGGTATCGCCAAGGGCCGCATCGCGAGTATGACCCTCGACGATGCGCGCCGCGCTCCCGGCGTGCTGGCGATCGTGGCCGCTACCGAACACGAGCCGGTCGGAACCAGCGATTTCAACCACGCCCCGCTGTTCGGCGGGCGGGACATCGCCCATTACCACCAGGCCGTGGCCGTGGTGGTGGCCGAGACGTTCGAGCAGGCGCGCGCTGCCGCCGGCCTCATCCGCACCGATTACGACCGGGCGGACGGTGCCTACGATCTCGCGGAGGTGGCGCCCGGCGCCCCGCTCGAAAGCGAGCGGATGCCCAACCGGCAATCGCTGGGCGATTTCGAAGCGGCTTTCGGCGCGGCGGCGGTGAAGCTCGATGCGCGCTACACCACCCCGGACGAGGCCCACGCGATGATGGAGCCTTTCGCGACCATCGCCGCATGGGACGGCGACAGGCTGACGCTGTGGACCTCCAACCAGATGATCAACTGGTCGAAGCTGGCGCTCGGCTCGATCCTGAAGATGCCGCCCGACAACATCCGTGTCGATTCGCCCTTCATCGGCGGCGGGTTCGGCGGCAAGCTGTTCGTGCGCGCCGACGCCGTGCTGGCGGCGCTGGGCGCGAAGGCAGCGGGCCGACCGGTCAAGATCGCCATGCAGCGCCCGCTGATGTTCAACAACTCGACCCACCGCCACGCCACGATGCAACGCCTGCGCATCGGGGCCGAAAGTGACGGCCGCATCACCGCTATCTCGCACGAGAACTGGTCAGGTAATATCACCGGGACAGATGGCGAGAACGCCACGCTGCAGACGCCCAAGCTCTATACCGGCGCGAACCGCGTCATCGCCAACCACACCGCGCAGCTCGATCTGCCCGAAGGCAACGCCATGCGCGCACCAGGAGAGACGCCCGGGCACATGGCGCTCGAAGTCGCGATGGACGAGCTGGCCGAGAAGCTGGGCATGGACCCGGTGGAGCTGCGTATCCGCAACGATGCCAGCGGTACGGTGCCCGGCCTGCCGGACAAGCGGATTTCCGACCGCAACCTGGTGCGCGCCCTTCGCGAAGGGGTGGACCGTTTCGGCTGGGCAGCGCGAGAGGCGACGCCCGGTTCCGTGCGGGAGGGACGCTGGCTGAAAGGTCTGGGCGTCGCCGCCGGCTACCGCGCGGCACCGACGATGACATCCGCCGCCCGCGTGCGTTCGAGCGGTGACGGTCGCATCGCGGTAGAAACCGACATGACCGATATCGGCACCGGCAGCTACACCATCATCGCCCAGACCGCCGCCGAGGTGATGGGCGTTCCGCTCGATTCCGTGACGGTCGAGCTCGGCGATTCGGCCTATCCCGCCGCCGCCGGTTCGGGCGGGCAGTGGGGTGCGGCAAGCAGCACGGCGGGCGTCTATGCCGCTTGCGTCAACCTGCGCCGCGCCATCGGGGAGCGGCTGGGCTTCGACGGCGATGCGGCGACCTTTGCCGACGGCAGTGCCTCGCTTGGCGGCGAAAGCTGGGCGATCGCCGATGCGGGCGAGCTATCCGCCGATGGCAAGATGACCTTCGGCGATTTCCAGCGCGGATACGATGTCGGCACCTACGCCGGTCATTTCGCGGAAGTGCGCGTCGACGCCTATACCGGGCAGGTGAAGATCGAGCGGATGCTGGCGGTGTGCGACGCGGGCCGCATCCTCAATCCGCTGTCCGCGCGCAGCCAGGTGATCGGCGGCATGGTGATGGCCGCCGGCGCCGCGCTGACCGAGGACCTGCACGTCGACAAGCGCTTCGGCTTCTTCGCCAATCACGATCTGGCCGGTTACGAAGTGCCGGTCCACGCCGACATTCCGCACCAGGAGGTCGTCTTCCTCGATACGCTCGATCCGGTGATCTCGCCGATGAAGGCCAAGGGCGTGGGCGAACTTGGCATCTGCGGGCCGGGCGCCGCCATCGCCAACGCCTTCTACAACGCCACCGGTATCAGGGTGCGCGACTATCCGATCACGGTCGACAAGTATCTCGACCGGTTGCCGGCGGTGTGAGGGAAGGGGAGCTGGTGCCGCTTACTGGACTCGAACCAGTGACCCCATCATTACGAATGATGTGCTCTACCAACTGAGCTAAAGCGGCTCCGGCGGTGCCCCTTAATGCGCCGGGGCGATGCTCGCAACGCCAATTCGCACGAAAGGGGTGGAGGCCCGAGCCGGAATCGAACCGGCGTGCAAGGATTTGCAGTCCTCTGCGTAACCACTCCGCCATCGGGCCGGACCCGGGCTCTCGCACCGGGAAGCGGCGGGGTAGCGACTGATCGGGCGGCGCGCAACGGTTTCTTGCCGGCTCGGCCCCGGTGCGCGGCTCGCGGAGTTGGCTCCGTATGACAAAGGTTGTCGGCCCCATTCCTCCGCCTTGCGCATTGACTATCCGGACAGGACGCCGCCCGTCGCCGGATCGCCGAAGGAGACTGCATGGCCGGAGAAGCGCTGATTCCCCGCTTTGGCTGGCTGGGGCGCTACGGCGGCTCGGCGCTGGTCAGGGATGTCATAGCCGGGCTGATCCTGTCGATCCTCCTCGTCCCGCAGGCTATGGCCTATGCCCAGCTGGCCGGCCTGCCCCCGGAAACCGGCCTGTTCGCGGCCATCCTTCCGCCGGTTCTGTACCTGCTGTTCGGCACCAGCGCCTTCGTCTCGATGGGGCCGGTCGCCTTGGTTTCCCTGATCGTGGGCGAGGCGATCGCCGCGAATGGCGGGCCCGGGGGCGGGGCGGTCCTGATCATCGCGGTGGAGGCCGGGCTGATCCTGCTGGCGGTCGGCGCGGCCGGCCTGGGACGACTGGTGAACTTCGTGTCGGAACCCGCTCTGCTCGGCTTTACCGCAGGCGCCGCCTTCCTGATCGCCGACAGCCAATTGCCCACGCTGATGGGCATGGAGGTCGCGCGCGCCGGGGATCTGCCGACCGGATTGTCGCATCTGCTTTCCGGCATGAACCAGTTCAGCTGGCCGGCGACGATCATCGGCGGGGCGGCGCTGACGGCGCTGATCGTGATCGGCAAGCTCGCTCCCCCTTTGCTGTGGAAGCTGGGCGTTCATCCACCCTACCGGCAGGCCATCGCCAAGTCGCTGCCGCTCGCGATCATCGTTGCCGCCGCGCTGGCCGCGACCCATTATCCCCCCGCCGCGGTGCCGCGCGTCGAACCGGTCGCGGCCGGTCTTCCAGGCCTGCCCGTCCTCGCCGGGGGCTGGTCGCTGTGGCTCACGCTGCTGCCGAGCGCGTTGGCCGTCGCGGTCATCATCTTCGTGACGGCGACCGCGGTGGCCAAGTCGCTGGCCGGCAGCGACCGCTCCAGTCTCGATACCAGCCGGGAAGCGGTGGCGCTGGGCGCGGCCAATATCGGTGCGGCCCTGACGGGCGGCTATGCCGTGGGCGCGAGTCTCAGCCGGTCGGCGCTGATCGAGGATAGCGGCGCGCGATCGCCCGTCGCGTCGGTCGTCGCCTCGGGTATCGTGGTGCTCACCCTTTTGCTGCTGGCGCCGCTGCTCGCCTTCCTGCCCAAGACCGCGCTGGCCGCGCTCGTCATCAGCGCGGTGTTCGGCCTCATTAAGCCCCGGGCAATCCGATTCGTCTGGCGCCACGACGTGCTGGAGGGGCTGATTGTGCTCATCTGCTTCCTCGCGACGCTGGCGCTTGGCGTGCGCTGGGGACTCGCCATCGGCGCGGGCGTCTCGATCCTGCATTTCCTGTGGTTCTCCTCCGTCCCCCGGGTCACGCGGGTGGGGACCGACGATGGCGGGCAATCCTACCGCAGCGTCGACCGAGAGGATGTGGAGGTGCGAACGCTGCCGGCGCTGGTGGTGCGTATCGACCGTTCGATCTTTTTCGGTAACGAGGCGCATGTGGAGGACCAGGTTTTCAAGCGCATGGCACAGCACGAGGGGGTGGAATGCCTGGTGCTCGACATGCGCGCGGTGAACGACGTCGATGCCAGCGGCGTCGCCATGCTGCGCCGGCTCGGCGAACGGCTGGAACGAATGGATATCGCCCTGCATTTCGCGGCCCTGCACGAGCCGGTCCACGAGAAGTTGCGGGCGCTCGACCAGACGATCTGCAACTATCATCGTACCGTCGGACAGGCCGTGGACAGCTGCGGCGTATGCCGGCAACCGGATTGAAGCGCACGATGCGCGATGCCTGCGGGGGGTACGGCGAAAGGATACGTTTACCCTTTGCCCGCTAGCCTGGCGCTTTCCAAGGCTGGAGACCGAATTCGCGATGCAATCGCTGAAAGCGAAGGATGAGGATGCGCTGCGAATACGGTGCCGGGCCCGGTCGGGCATGAATGCCGATCTGGAAGTGCTCGATATTTCCGAAGGCGGCTGCATGGTCGAATGCCGCGGCTGGTCCGCCTCGGAAGGCGAACGCGTGCTGGCGACGCTGCCGGGCCTCGCCGCCCAGCCGGCGACGCTGGTGTGGAAGGAGGACGGCCGCGCCGGCATCGCCTTCGAACAGCCGCTGCACGAAGCGGTCTTCACCCATCTCAGTCGGCAGGTCGGTTCCTGACGAAATAAAGCTTGGCAGCGCCCGCCCGCGGGGCGGAGGGCGAATAGCCGGGTTCAGGGGGAGCCGGCGAGCGCGTCCATGTCCTGCAGATAGCGCTTCACGTTGCGCGCCGCCTGGCGCAGGCGCTGCTCGTTCTCGACCATTGCGATACGCACGAAGCCTTCGCCGTCCTCTCCGTAACCGACGCCCGGCGCGACCGCGACATGCGCCCTGGTCAGCAACTGCTTGGAAAATTCGAGGCTGCCCATGCCTCGCAACGGTTCGGGCAGCGGCGCCCAGGCGAACATGGAAGCGGGCGGCGGCGGAATGTCCCACCCGGCGCGGCCGAACGCCTCCACCATCACGTCGCGCCGCTTGTGGTAGAGGGAGCGGTTCGTCTCGACGATGTCCTGCGGCCCCGTCAGCGCGGCGACGGCGGCGGCCTGAATCGGAGTGAAGGCGCCGTAGTCGATATAGCTTTTGACCCGCGTCAGCGCCGCGATCAGCGTCGGGTTGCCGACGGCGAAGCCCATCCGCCAGCCGGCCATCGAATAGGTCTTGGAGAGGCTGGTGAACTCCACCGCCACGTCCATCGCCCCATCCGCCTGAAGAATCGAGGGCGTCGGCCGGCCATCGTAATAAAGTTCGGAATAGGCGAGATCGGACAGGATCCAGACCTTGTGGGCCTTCGCCCAGTCGACCAGCTTGCGGTAGAATTCGAGATCGACAACCTCGGCGGTGGGGTTGCTGGGGTAGTTGACCACCAGTACCGTGGGCCGCGGAACGGTGAAGTTCATCGCCGTTTCCAGCGCCTCCCAGTACGTCTCGTCCGGCGTCGTGGGAACCGAACGGATCGAGGCACCGGCGATGATGAAGCCGAAGGTATGGATCGGATAGGAGGGGTTGGGCGCAAGGATGGTATCGCCCGGCGCGGTAATCGCGGTGGCGAGGCTCGCCAGCCCCTCCTTCGATCCCAGCGTGACGACCACCTCGCTGTCGGGATCGAGATCGACACCGAAGCGGGTCTTGTAGTAGCTCGCCTGCGCTCGACGCAGGCCGGGTATGCCCTTCGACTGCGAATAGCCGTGCGCATCGGGCTTCCTCGCCACCTCGCACAGCTTGTCGATGACGTGCGGCGGCGGGGGCAGGTCGGGATTGCCCATGCCGAGGTCGATGATGTCGCGTCCTTCCGCCCGGGCCGCCGCCCGCATCGCGTTCACTTCGGCGATGACGTAGGGCGGCAGGCGCTTGATGCGGTAGAAATCGTTGTCCATCGTATCCTTCGGGTCAGGGTAAGCTGGTGACGCGGCATCCCGTCGCGCCGATCGGGCAACCTTGTTGCCGCAAGCGATGGGCAGACGCAACGCAATGCGGGCGGCCCCGTTGCCGATTGCCTTGCCGCGGATTGACCGGCATTCTGATCGCCGGAGAGAGGATGCCATGACCGACGACGACCGAGATAGCGGCCCGGGGCCGGGCGAGAGCGAAGATCTGTTCATGCAGATGCTGCGCATGCAGGGCGAATCGGCGCGCGCGATGCTGGAAGCGTATGCGGTCGATCCGTGGGCCGAAGACACGGCGAAGGGGGATGTCGCCGGCCCGGTCGAGGCGATGGGCCAGGCAATGCTGGAGATGCAACGCAACTGGCTTCGCGTCTGGCTGCCGGACGAAGGCGCGCCGCAGGACGCGCCGCCCGCCCCGCTGGCGGACCCGGCGGGCTGGATGAAGGCGATGCAGCAATGGACCGCCGCCATGCCCATGCTCGATCCGCTGGAACAGCAGCGCCTGTGGGCGGACGGGGTGCAGTTGTGGAGCGATGTTCTGTCGCAATACGCCCCCGGCGGCGAGACGGCGCCGCCGGCCGATCCCGACCTGCCGCGCCGGGACAAGCGCTTCGCCGACAAGGCATGGCGCGCGCAGCCGGTCTTTGCGCTTATCCACCAGACCTATCTGCTGTTTGCCGAGCGGCTGGCCGAGAGCATCGACACCGCGCGCGGCCTGACCGATGCGGAACGCGACAATCTGCGGTTCGCCACGACCGCCGTGCTCGATGCGATGAGCCCCGCGAATTTCCCGATGATGAACCCCGTCGTGCTGGAACGCACGATGGAAACCGGCGGCGAGAACCTCGTGCGCGGGATGGAGCGGCTGGCGACCGATCTCGACCGCGGCCAGCTGACCCACAGCGATTCGAGCCAGTTCGTGCTGGGCGAGAACGTCGCGGCGACACCGGGCAAGGTCATCCACGAGACGCCGCTGTTCCAGCTGATCCAGTATTCGCCCACGACGGGGACGGTGCTGGAAACGCCGCTGGTGATCTTTCCGCCGTGGATCAACCGGTTCTACATTCTCGATCTCAATCCGAAGAAGAGCTTTGTGCGCTGGGCGGTAGAGAACGGCATTACCGTACTGATGGTGAGCTGGAAATCGGCGGACGAGAGCCTCGCCCATATCGAATGGGATGATTACATCGCCGCGCAGATGGAGGCGATCGACGTTACGCGCGAGCGGCTGGGCGTCGCGCGCGTCCATGCGATCGGCTATTGCGTCGCCGGCACCACGCTCGCCGCGACGCTGGCGATCATGGCGCGGCGGGAAGAGGCGGAGAAGGTCGCCAGCGTAACCTTCTTCACCGCGCAGGTCGATTTCGAACATGCCGGCGATCTCAAGCTGTTCGTGGAGAACGGACGGCTCGAACTGGCGAGGCAGGCCGCGCGCGGCGGCTATCTGGACGGGCGCTAC from Aurantiacibacter spongiae carries:
- a CDS encoding PilZ domain-containing protein; its protein translation is MQSLKAKDEDALRIRCRARSGMNADLEVLDISEGGCMVECRGWSASEGERVLATLPGLAAQPATLVWKEDGRAGIAFEQPLHEAVFTHLSRQVGS
- a CDS encoding LL-diaminopimelate aminotransferase gives rise to the protein MDNDFYRIKRLPPYVIAEVNAMRAAARAEGRDIIDLGMGNPDLPPPPHVIDKLCEVARKPDAHGYSQSKGIPGLRRAQASYYKTRFGVDLDPDSEVVVTLGSKEGLASLATAITAPGDTILAPNPSYPIHTFGFIIAGASIRSVPTTPDETYWEALETAMNFTVPRPTVLVVNYPSNPTAEVVDLEFYRKLVDWAKAHKVWILSDLAYSELYYDGRPTPSILQADGAMDVAVEFTSLSKTYSMAGWRMGFAVGNPTLIAALTRVKSYIDYGAFTPIQAAAVAALTGPQDIVETNRSLYHKRRDVMVEAFGRAGWDIPPPPASMFAWAPLPEPLRGMGSLEFSKQLLTRAHVAVAPGVGYGEDGEGFVRIAMVENEQRLRQAARNVKRYLQDMDALAGSP
- a CDS encoding PHA/PHB synthase family protein; amino-acid sequence: MTDDDRDSGPGPGESEDLFMQMLRMQGESARAMLEAYAVDPWAEDTAKGDVAGPVEAMGQAMLEMQRNWLRVWLPDEGAPQDAPPAPLADPAGWMKAMQQWTAAMPMLDPLEQQRLWADGVQLWSDVLSQYAPGGETAPPADPDLPRRDKRFADKAWRAQPVFALIHQTYLLFAERLAESIDTARGLTDAERDNLRFATTAVLDAMSPANFPMMNPVVLERTMETGGENLVRGMERLATDLDRGQLTHSDSSQFVLGENVAATPGKVIHETPLFQLIQYSPTTGTVLETPLVIFPPWINRFYILDLNPKKSFVRWAVENGITVLMVSWKSADESLAHIEWDDYIAAQMEAIDVTRERLGVARVHAIGYCVAGTTLAATLAIMARREEAEKVASVTFFTAQVDFEHAGDLKLFVENGRLELARQAARGGYLDGRYMAATFNMLRGSDLIWNTVVNHYLLGEDYPAFDLLYWNGDVTNLPSRWHDSYLRDLYRDNKLVQPDALSAGGTPIDLSLIETPAYIQAGREDHIAPPESVFRLLDHLNGPTRFVLAGSGHIAGVVNPPDARKYQYWTNDGEFASLEEFVEGAEEHPGSWWPDWLDWLRGQDGNTLEATGARCPGGKENPALEDAPGRYVAQR